The sequence CTCACACATTTTTGTAATCTTCATGTCCAAAATAATAGTAGCCTCACAAAGATCTTCAATATCAAAATGACTTTTAAGCACATGAGGACGAAATTTGGTTTCTAACCCAttactttaaaatttataagattatctatgcatattatttaaaaaagtcatatgactcattaaaaaattaatgtgactaaaactacacatAAATGACTTTTTTAATTGCCACATACAAGTTGGAACAAGATAACTCCAAACGTGGTTAAAGCCAAacatttttccttctttgtttcatttataacaTGTAAATTAGAGCTAAATATTAATAAGTGAGTTTTCCAAATATTAGAATAGATGCACTTATCATGTTCATTTGACATATAACAATTTTCAATCATGTaagaatcaaattttttgtgcAATTATGTGGATGAATTTCTTGTTCTAGCTGTAAAAGTATTCAAATTGGTGCatataaatttcttcttttatgtcccAATCTTATAAAGTTGTTTTCTACACTCATtggatgaattttcaaataatacaCTAAactaataaactaaaaaaaatacaattatatatcaaattaatgaagtattaatttaaaaaaatgtcagaTTAATAATTCAAACTCAACCCAATTGATAAAACATAATTTTGGGTTGGACTTggacaaattaaattttcaacttGATAACTTGGGGTTAATTTCAAATCAAACCTTACACTTTCAGaggtttcaaattaaattctGCACTTTTAAAAgattttcaattcaaatcatGCTTACATCTGTTTACATTCTACAGCGACATCCTTAATGGAAAATActtacaataaaaagaaaaagatatagtgtaataattatttcatcacatgtatttatttttattacatataaaCATTATATATTTCACTTCAAGTAATATAACATCGTTTTGCTTAAGTAGTTCTCACTAATGGCGTATGCCTTATGGATTTatggtttaaattaaaacattttttaaaagtataaagTTTAATTGTAAACTTTTGAAAATACATGGTTTAATTTGAAAGTACCTCTAAATTAGtgtttaattaaaatataattaaccttttttccttttacactcctgcctttttttggtttttggtgtcCAGCTATATACCTAAATGGAGACTTTTTTCACATCCAAAAAAATGGAgactttttttgttgttgagaatCAAGAGTCAAGACTAATGAATGGAGATTTTGTTTATCACAAGGAATATATAAAACGTGATAACTGCCAGAACTTAtatgatctttttttataaaccaACTTATATGATCTTTGAATTCATGCTTTACCTACCCTCTCATTCTAGCTACCaggatgaagaaaaaaaaaatgtaataaaagaaATCTCTTAAATCATTCACaactttttctcaaatttaaaataaaataaagtaaaatcaTTCACAGCTAACCCCTCGGGGAAGTAGCTGTGTACATCTACCAAAGGTCCAAGATTCAGATGATATTAATGCTTTCACATTGAGCAATAGTAAAATATGTACTATAAAGTTGAAACTTCACCATATATCTTTTTCCAATAAATAATGTTTATGTTTCTTTTAGTATTTCACATGTCTTAATagttaatatataaaatagaagaaTGAGTCATAGATGGGATATGCCGTATGCAACAAGATATTTTGGTGAAAAGAGATTTATCTTATATCTTATAATAACTAGGATAATTTCCTCTTAAATTTGACATTATGAATATTAAATCATTAATTAAATCGCTATCCCGTTTTACTTTTCTTAGGATTGAATCACTATtccttttttagttttcttagaGCAATAGATGTCAATAATTGAGATTGGGAgttagaaaaaaataactttcaatttcaacaattaaatataaaaaaagtaaaaataacaaaaacattttGTGAATAAATTAGATGGAATAATTGAACTAAGTATTGCACATAAtccaaatcctttttttttaacatggttgaagacttgaagtatAATCCACAAGGATTGGAGCAAATAGGAGTCTCCCTTTCCTCCTATCTTCCTATTTTCTGGTCACGTGGACAGCGCTATGAATGAGCTCACACCATTTGACTTTGAGCCGATtttactttaaagtttaaacatcTATATGGACGGTGTTTATAACCTATAATATGAAATCAATAGGACACCATTAAATTATGTTAAATAGCTCTTTCaagctgttcattaaaaacaaatttgacatgttgaaattttgtttcatattaCGTGGCCTTCCACAATTGGgttattatccaaaaaaaagaaacacgCTAAATTTAGtatcaatattttattacaGATTTACAAACTAAGAGGATTAAcattgattattaaaaaaaatgtctttttacatttaaaaaaaacttgttttatctattttaccatatAATTTTACAACTCACTTAACAttccagtttttattttaacatacaactctttaaaataatataaactacgcaattaaataatataaatttacaaaccatgaacagagagagagagagagagagagggaagttaataaaattaataaatttaaatttacaaactatgaacaatattttttaaaagtaacaaTTTACTGTAGCAGGTTGcaaatcttttttaaaaatagcaaTCCGGGTAAtgcttattttttatggtttgatAGTTTAAAATAGCAATTTGGGGGTGTAATGCTCTAAGGTAACAATTAATATGATTGATGTCACcttaacaacataataaataaatgtttaaacAACTTTTTATGATCAATTACATCAGTTTATAAGATTAAcgtaattaaatttataatatttctaacattACTCAAAACAAATGAGAGGTTGGTGATTGGACTTTGATTGACATAATCAAATTTGTAGTATTTATATCACCACTAAAAACAGGGGAGAGACTTGTGACTTGgcccctaaaaaaaaaggagagaaagagagattatgttaaataaataatataggtAATATAATATGGCAGCAAATTACAAGAATTAGATTAgattatgttaaattttttttcacaggtataacttttttatttattttttttatatatttatctttTGCATTTTAAGTGGCTCTAAGCAATGACCATATTACAGTGCTGCTGAGAAAACTTGATATCAACGGCTACCTTCCATTCAAAACACGTTACTCTTACCAACTAGCCAACTAGTCATTCTCTCATTCCGTGTAATGGACTTACAAAATTGAAGTCTTCCAACTCTCTTAAAGGACTTTTATTCAATATTAAAACTTCAAATGGAGCTACTCTTGTTATAATCACTCATCTTCCAAGACATGAGAACCAAGAGTATGACTGTTGCAAAAACGAAGCACGAgctaccccccaaaaaaaacagaATCTCTTCCGATTTTGACAATAATATATTCTTAGAACAGAGTGGATACAAAAAGCATTTGCAAGGAGTGTAAATAGGAGATTGGATTTCTactgttttttaaattttttttccgaCTGAAAATGGGATTGGCTGCACATAACATTGGGAAATACAAGCTTGGCCGGACAATCGGAGAAGGTACTTTTGCTAAGGTTAAGCTAGGTGTTGACAGCACCAATGGCCAGTATGTTGCAATCAAGATCATTGACAAGCACATGGTCTTGGAAAGCAATCTCAAGTATCAGGTGAATTTCCAAACTTCATTGTTAAAAGTACAATGTTTTCTTCATTCTAATACAATGTTTGAGATTCCTGTTTCAGGTGCAAAGAGAAATAAGAACAATGAAGCTTCTGCATCACCCCAACATCGTACGAATACATGAGGTCTGTTTTACAGTTTCCAGAATTGGTAGTTGAGCTTGAATCTTCTTTGACACAGGAAAAAAGTTTCCTTCTTATTTCATGTTTCTGTCCCCAAATTCCAATAACAGGTCATTGGTTCAAAGACAAAAATCTATATTGTAATGGAACATGTATCAGGAGGACAGCTCACAGACAAGATGGTGAgaattatgaattatgaattaTCTAGCTTCATCTGGGATCCAAACATGGTGTTTGGGGCAACTTCTTGTTAGAGAAAAATACTAATCTTCCATAATCTTATCATTGCACAGTCTTATGTCAAGAAGCTAGAGGAATGGGAGGCAAGAAAACTTTTTCAGCAATTGATTGATGCGGTGGACTATTGCCATAACAAAGGGGTATATCACAGAGATCTAAAGGTCAGTGAAACCAATCTACCATTGCTCTGTTCGCCAAATTCTCAAAACCCTAACTAGGATCTTGGCAAATCCCATGTGCAGCCAGAAAACTTGCTTATGGATCATAAGGGAAATCTGAAAGTATCTGATTTTGGACTAAGTGCGTTGCAAAAGGTAGCATCCATaagttctttctttttattttctattcagtTGGAACTTGACAATATCAATGGGTTATTAGCTGAAATTCTGATATATTTTCAGCCTGGTGGCATCCTAACTACAGCCTGTGGCTCCCCATGCTATGTAGCACCCGAGGTGAGTACTAGATTAGTAGATTTAACTTTTCATAATCTGCAATATCAAGCTTCAGTTTTTTATACCTGCATATGCTTTTGTGCCATGACTAATGTCTCATTTATTCACGCACAGCTGCTTCTAAATAAGGGTTATAATGGAGCAGCTGCTGATGTTTGGTCTTGTGGGGTAATCCTGTTTGAAATACTTGCTGGTCATCTACCATTTGATGACCGAAACCTGATAAATTTGTATAAGAAGGTAGCCTCAAATGTCAATAAATAATTTCAGTTTCTAATACAAATAATTTCATTCATCTAATGAGTACTTATTTGCACAAAGATATCCAGAGCAGAATACACATTTCCACTATGGTTTACCAAAGGCCAAAAGAAACTGCTCTTCAGAATATTTGATCCAAATCCTAGAATGGTATGGCCCTATAACTTTCTAAcctaaaaacaaattttcagaTTCTAATGAACAAAATgacaattttcctttttcaatttcACCACCACAGCGGATAACTATACCAGAGATCATAGAAGATGAATGGTTTCAAAAAGATTATGTGCCTGCTTGTGGATATGAAATCGACGATAAAATCCACTTGGATGATGTTAATGCTGCTTTTGATTCAATTGAGGTAAAAGTTCAAAGTATTAGCATGATAAAGAGTTTCATAAATTGACTTAACCATCTAAAATTCGCAACAGGAGATTGCCACAGAGACAAAGATTCCCAAATCCTCAAGTTTCATAAATGCTTTTCAGTTGATAGCCATGTCACAAGATCTTGATTTATCAGGTCTCTTTGAAGAGCAGGCAAGTCTAAAAATCAGAATGTTAGTCACTATAAACTTGGTTCGTTTTTTAATTTAAGCAAACCCTTTTTTCAATGTAGGATgaaaataaacagaaaaaaatgtttggatCCAAGCATACAATTGATGAAACCATAAAGAAAATAGAAGCTGCTGCAATGGACGTGAGCCTATCAGTAGAAAGAAGGAACAACTCTAAGGTACAGTATGCTTATACTCTGATCATACACcaccccaacccccccccccccccccccccaaaagaaaaaataaaaaaatccagcaCAGTTATTGACTTTTCTCACTATGGTGCACAACATCAGATGAAGATGCATGCCAAACAGAAAATGACTAGATGTTGTAGATCATGCCTCGACATCTCAGCAGAGGTAATTAATTGTCATATATTCTCCGAGCAAGATAAAGAAATCAGGGTCTCTCACAAATTTATGGCAAATGTCAGGTGATTGAGGTTGCTCCCACTGATTGTGTCATAGAAATATCAAAATCTGCAGGGGAGCTAAAAGTGTACAAAGAGGTATGATGAGCATATTCCTAAGATAGTTTTGTTTGTGGATTAGAGTTTACCAACTGAGCTAAGAGTCAGTACCATGTTAATGATCAGTTCTGCAAAAGTTTATCAAGTCTGCTGATAGAGAAGTCTGAGCTTCCATCACAAACTGAAGAAACAGAAGAAGCCAATGTTGATACCAAAAATATCCAAGAGAGTGGAAGGTAAAGTGAAACCTACTTTGCCACTGTCCATATTAGCATAGATTGTTTCTGCTGACTCACTAGTAATCTTCAATAACTGTATGCAGctctgaagaaaaaaattacaaagaaaataaagatccCTGAGCCTATTTGTCCTGTTGTTGATTAGCTAGTCCTTGTCTCAACAATCTTCAATCCAGGTTCCTTATTCTAAAAGAAAGATGTAAAGCAACGTAAATACAACCAATGCTTTCAAGTGAATGGTTCCAAAGAAACACTGCATATGATTCAGGTTTATGTATTCATTATAGTGCCGAAACTATGATTTTCAGAGAGCTATTTGCTTGCTTCAAATTGTCTgttgttttttccttttcatttctaCTTGTAATACAGGTATCTTACTCAAAGATGTACATTAGAGAGGTGATAATTCTTCACAACAATTTTTGTTGtacaataaatgaaaaaaaaaggaaatttgtCAGGTGAGTGTCTACAAAGAACAGGATTGTTTTAATGCATCCAATTTGCATATTCAATAAAATGAGGTCAATGAGAGAGTAATCAAACTTAGCATAATCAAAATTGCCTGTCAATCCAAACCATCCATCAGATATGtgataaaaaattgaaatggaCATAACACAATACTTAAGTTCAACAACACCACACATTGTCTCAATTCATTGAACTCAAAACATCTATACACAGATCAAGTCATACCGACTTTAGGCTGTCCCATATATGTATAATGCTTTCCATAACAATTTCTAAGCAACCTCTCATAGTTTCTTGGACATTTGGACAAATACAATTTTCAGGGATGGCCTGCTATAGCAGATATTAACCAAGCGTGGTTTCATGCTTTTCCAAGTTTATCTATAAGACAGCAGTAAAATGTAAACCTAGCTTGGAAGACTCAAAAGaattagaacaaaaaaagaaaagaggaatcTACAGAACTAGTGATAGAAAAATCAAAGGAcagaataaagaaaacaaagacagAGGGATAAGGGATCTTTTATCCTTCTTACTTCTTCATTCTTCATGCCTAAGTTGTCTGATATCCATAAAAACACACCTATAGAAACATCTTCATTTAAGTTATTATAATGCATCCTAAAACATAATCCCGGTCTTACAAGAAAAGGAGGAGATCTTTTATCTTTCTTACTTCTTCAGGCCTAAGTTGTCTGATATCCATAACAGACTTATAAAGTTATCATAATGCATCCTAAAACATAGTACTGGTCACAACAAACGTAAGATAATAAGAAAAGCTGAATTCAGAAATGAAATGCTCCCTCCATCCTCaattatttgtttacctttgaaaattcaactttttaagGGACATCATTTAATGTACAATCTTTGAAATATAATGTTACCAATTTCCAAAATTACCCTCTTGAATTCAAATtcctaataacaaaaaaaaaaaaaaaaaagagtattgaCTTTCCAAATAAACTAAAGGATTAGTTTAAAAAAAGCTATGAAGATTATATCTATTGAAAGAGGAATTTTGGGACATCACAAAGCAGAATAGTGGACAAACAAATAGTACTTGTGGGAGGACGAGTATTCGAGAGCAGGGACAAGTGAGAGAAGTCCAATGTCAGAAGAACAGACCTCAGAAGGCACTGACAGCAAGCCCTCGGGAAAGTTATAAACAATTCATCACAGGCACAGGGAGGCTGCAATGCCCGAGGACACCGAGGATATTAACGTGTCCTCAAAAAGGCCGATGACTAGTTTTGAAGACCATTGGGCATAAAAcgaggaagaagaggaagatttGTCATTAGGCATGGAAGGGAAGAAAGCAGATAAAGCATCCATCACCTCCAaattcaatactctgaacccACTTAgctagccgcattaatgaggaaatgatcCCTGAACAGTGTCATCACAGCTCATAGCTTGGTGCAGAAACCTTCTAGTGAAGTCTTGATGGAACAAATATCAAGGGAAATGAAGGACACCGAGGATATTAACGTGTCCTCGAAAAGGCCGATGACTAGTTTTGAAGACCATTGGGCATAAAAcgaggaagaagaggaagatttGTCATTAGGCATGGAAGGGAAGAAAGCAGATAAAGCATCCATCACCTCCAAATTCAATACTTTGAACCTACTTAgctagccgcattaatgaggaaatgattCTCTGAACAATGTCATCACAGCTCATAGCCTAGTGCAGAAACCTTCTAGTGACGtcttgatgggacaaatatcaagGGAAATGAACCCAAACCCTCCAAGTGGAAGGCTAAGATACAACTTGGGAGACTATATCTTTGTGAAAAGGGGATGAGACATTTGAGGACAGGGAGAAATATAAGAGTGTGGTTGTAATCCAAAAACAAGTATAGTCGGTATCTTGGACCAAACCTGAGGAACATAATATAAGCCATCCGAGGCTCTTTTTAACCAACTCTCATGCCATTCACTTATGCTTAACGTTAATCCTTTCTTTTCTAGTTAATCCAGTACATCTAAACAGGAGTATTAAAGGTTGATTAGCATCCCAcctctataaattaattgtgtggGAAAAAAAGCAAGCTTGACTTATTTTTGCCTACCACAGTACTCATGGACTAATGCATAAACGTCAATATAATTGTACATTTAGATGGTGTTCTTGACATTAATGGTGTTTTACCATGTGTCAAGGAGTGGGTACTTGATTCCTAGATACGGCTCACACCTTAAAAAgctttttttcccttattttttacagtattttcagcaaataagcaAATTAACAAAGCTCATCCAAACTCACTCCAATTTATCTCACAATATGGATTTACTCAATTGTCAAGTTGAAGCTCTATAGAGCACAGTTTTGATTATAATTGAAGTCCCATAAGTTTCTCCAACAAATCCTTAATTTAGACTTAGTTCCTGGCTCTGATAACTATTGTCATGATTAACTAGCACTACCAAAACTTGGCTGACAAAGTTTTTAgtcctctatttcattttgagatgtcccaaaatgTAGTCCTCTTTGAAAAATCAATATGCAAATTCCCAAACAAACCTTTAACTCTGTATAAAAAGTCAATACCCTTTTTTCAATAGAATTTAAATTGTTGAGGGTACTTTTGGAAACTTGTATCgttttatttaaaagataatgCATTTAACAATGTTTCCTTTAAAAGGTTGGATTTTCTAAACAAGACCAACAATTTAGAAGTTAGGATTAAGGgagtaatatattataaacccaGCAAATTCTTTATGTCAAATATCAGGAGGAAGAAAAATTTTGTGTCCAAAAGACAGTAAAGGAAAAGGACACTCCACAAATGTCTACTGACTGCAAAAGTAACAATGTAAAATACACTTAAACATGAAACATTGATAATTATTCTTATCAAAGCTCGTTAACCCTATTAAGAAGGAACAGAATTCAGGAGTGAAGCTTCTCAACCATATTAAGAAGGAACATCATTGAGGAGTGAATATCAATATATTCACTTCATTTTGATGTATAATCAAAGAGTTTTAGGGGGCCAAAAAATATTAACCACTAACCCAACCATTTAACTCATCTCACTAAACCTGAATGATGTGGGTCAACTCCATGAATTCTTTCTCATCTAAAGGATCCATATTCATAAGATTTGATTAAATTTTAGTGGCCACCAGTCTATTACAGCCCTCACTTCTTTCTCCTAGCTTTGGACTGGCTCTgggaaaatataagaaactagGAAGCAGTGACACAGACACAACACaacatttcttgaaaaattaggacacaatatgacaattaattagttaatattaaaaataagtagcAACCAGCAAAATGTTTGAAAACATATCTAAATTTAGTAGTAGCAGTCAAATTTTCACTAGTGCCAAAATCACTAGCAGCAGTCAATTTTTTGGTAGTCATTTTACCTACAAACAATTcaatttaaaaactaaataaattaatgtaagTAAATGATCTGCACAACAGCATTATACTTAttcattatataaaataattaaacaaacaaatgagcGCACATAGTAACCTAAGTCTAActaaacaaacccataaaatttgTTAGTATCAAACAATCTTTACCAAACCAAATCTccctaataatttaaaaaaaaaaaaaaaattataacttagTAGAGATCCCAAGCAATATAGAATAGTAGTTATTAGTCAGTCATTACTCAGTACAGTAGTTGTCtcgttttagttttttttttttttttttaaaggaataagaagaagaagaagaagaaaaagcctAAGAGAATAGGGAAGAGTGTGGGTcaaagagaaaatatatataaaacaaaaactaattgagGGTCACTGTCACTGGTCACCAAAGAGgtgcaaaagattttttttttttttttttgggtgggggtgCTTAGCAGTGTCCTTACTCATTGTGTCACAACCGTGTACTTGTGTcctcatttgtttttttttctttttccctcccTTCGCCGGACACTCCAGGGGCAGCCATGTCTGAGGTATATCTGGGGCCCATTTTACTGTATCCATGCTTTCTAGATTAGAAACTATGAGTGACAAAGAGGGAGTTAAACCAAGGAGcaattgtttgaaaataaaaatgacatttcagcttatttttgagagctttcttctttttcttcctttcttttttgtt is a genomic window of Quercus lobata isolate SW786 chromosome 2, ValleyOak3.0 Primary Assembly, whole genome shotgun sequence containing:
- the LOC115977383 gene encoding CBL-interacting serine/threonine-protein kinase 21 isoform X1, whose protein sequence is MGLAAHNIGKYKLGRTIGEGTFAKVKLGVDSTNGQYVAIKIIDKHMVLESNLKYQVQREIRTMKLLHHPNIVRIHEVIGSKTKIYIVMEHVSGGQLTDKMSYVKKLEEWEARKLFQQLIDAVDYCHNKGVYHRDLKPENLLMDHKGNLKVSDFGLSALQKPGGILTTACGSPCYVAPELLLNKGYNGAAADVWSCGVILFEILAGHLPFDDRNLINLYKKISRAEYTFPLWFTKGQKKLLFRIFDPNPRMRITIPEIIEDEWFQKDYVPACGYEIDDKIHLDDVNAAFDSIEEIATETKIPKSSSFINAFQLIAMSQDLDLSGLFEEQDENKQKKMFGSKHTIDETIKKIEAAAMDVSLSVERRNNSKMKMHAKQKMTRCCRSCLDISAEVIEVAPTDCVIEISKSAGELKVYKEFCKSLSSLLIEKSELPSQTEETEEANVDTKNIQESGSSEEKNYKENKDP
- the LOC115977383 gene encoding CBL-interacting serine/threonine-protein kinase 21 isoform X2, which encodes MGLAAHNIGKYKLGRTIGEGTFAKVKLGVDSTNGQYVAIKIIDKHMVLESNLKYQVQREIRTMKLLHHPNIVRIHEVIGSKTKIYIVMEHVSGGQLTDKMSYVKKLEEWEARKLFQQLIDAVDYCHNKGVYHRDLKPENLLMDHKGNLKVSDFGLSALQKPGGILTTACGSPCYVAPELLLNKGYNGAAADVWSCGVILFEILAGHLPFDDRNLINLYKKISRAEYTFPLWFTKGQKKLLFRIFDPNPRMRITIPEIIEDEWFQKDYVPACGYEIDDKIHLDDVNAAFDSIEIATETKIPKSSSFINAFQLIAMSQDLDLSGLFEEQDENKQKKMFGSKHTIDETIKKIEAAAMDVSLSVERRNNSKMKMHAKQKMTRCCRSCLDISAEVIEVAPTDCVIEISKSAGELKVYKEFCKSLSSLLIEKSELPSQTEETEEANVDTKNIQESGSSEEKNYKENKDP